The window GCCTCCAACCCGCTCTTGTTCTGCTCCAGAGCAGcacggtagagagagagagagagagagagagagagagagagttagagagagagaaagagagaggcaTGGCTTCTCCGACCGAAACTCCGTCGGCGAACATCTACATATCGCCGGAGTGGTCCGAGGCAGTAGACTGTATAGCGTACGATTCAGTCACTTCGCCGCCTCCCATTGCCTTAGTATGTGGTGCCAAAAACTGCGGAAAATCCTCCTTTTCCCGCCACCTCCTCAACATTCTTCTCCGGAGGTCAGTCAGCTGCTCAGCTCCCTTCCCCCACTTTGTACTCGTTGATTAAATTCACTGCTCAGATGATCAGTTTTTagtaaaagttgatttctttgTGTTTGTTTTCGTGTTAGCTGAATTGGGTCACCTTATTTACCTGAATTTTATCTAATTTGGAAGTGAAATTTACTGAaagttttcatctttttttaCTGAGTTTGttctgaatttgaatttttattggggcatttgggtttttgttttttaccatGTTTTTCTGTAATTTTGTTTTCAGGTATAAAAAAGTTGGTTACTTGGATACAGATGTTGGTCAACCTGAGTTCAGTCCTCCTGGTTTTTTATCTCTAACTGTAGTAGATGAAGTCACTCCAGGCAATTGCTTATTTTCTGCACTTATTGTGAATAATTTGCTCTGGAATTTAAAAGGATTGTTAATCATGTATTCATGTTAGATGAGCGGTTTTGTTCGGTTTGATTGCTAATtgtgtttccttttcttttttggttaaaattagATTTGACAATCCCGCATCTGAAGACACCGAAGAGGTATGAACAGTTTCTGCCTTGTTATGGTTTTGAACTTGTTAGAAGAAGCGGTTATAGTGCTTACCATGTAGTAGATGACAATTATATAGGACAGTATACTTGTTATTTGAGACTGCAGGAATATGAATGTTCATGGGCTGAATATGAGCAACGTTACTTTGTTTTTTGCTAGTTTCAAGCTGAGAAAAGGGTTTGTCATATTCTTTACCATAAAGATTTCAATTTAGCTCATCAGTGTTGTAGCAGATTTTGGTTCTTTATATAGTATTTGGAATAGTAGTGTAGAAGCTTGAGAAAATTTGAGGAATTTAGGAGCAATACAATTGGTGTGAAAATTAGGACTCACTAAGGGTTCAGTGAAGACTTTAGTTGCTCTATAGTCAAAGCTGTATGCATTCGTTTTAGATCACAAAGTATCAACTAGACTTGGAGTTAAAATTATAATTACAAAGCTGGAAAGGTTCTGTTCACGAAATTTGAAATGGGAAGTAGCTGCAACAACTACGTATCTGTTATCAACATTCAATGTAACTAGGATTAGTTAGCCTGATTTCAGTCCTCCTGgttttgtctctctctctctctctctctctctctcccccccccccctacTGCCATGCATGGATTTTGTGATGCTAGGTCTGATGTAATGTACGAAAGGAATCTTGGAATCTGATGATTTATCATTTGTTCCTTTTTCTCAGATGTCTTTTCTTTGGTGACGTTTCTTCAAAGACAAATCCTACAACGTACTTGAATTCTATATTCGCTTTATATGATTATTATAAGAAGGAATACTGCTTGTTTAACCAGAGTGATAGACCTACCAAGAAGATCGGATTGCCTCTTGTTGTGAATACACCTGGCTGGGTGAAAGGTATGCTCTTTTACTTGGCCAATTACTCCTCTCTTTTAATTGTCATTGAACAAGTTCTCCCAATCTGTagttttgtttgcttgtttgtttGTCTTTCACTTGGTCAATTGCCCCCTTCTTTGGTTCTTTCTGTAGATTATATTATGAACTAAGATTTGCGCAAGTTATACCCTAGCCATGTACCGTTTGAGGCAAGGGCCAAGTGGCTATTTTATGAATCTTCTTTTGATGATTATCGCCTGGTTGGATATGAATATTATATATGATTTTCTTATTCCTCTTGTGTACTAGGTGTTGGTTATGATATATTGGTGGATATGTTGAAGTATATTGCCCCTACCCATGttgttaaaataaacatatCGGCCGAGAGTAAGAATCTACCAAGTGGGGTATTCTGGTTAGATGAGGATCATGACGCTATGCTCAAGCTGATAGAGATCAATTCAGCTCGTCAGGACTCTTTCAATAGATCGTAAGTTCTTAGCTTCTTCAAGAATATCTGGAAACTTTTATTTTGGATGCAGCttgtttgtactttttttttaattgcttttccaccattccaatacattgattaattttaattccattatcattattattattttttaattcgaGAATCATTTATAGATTGATTAATTTTactttcattattattatatcTAAATTCCGCATTAGTTTCAGACCAAGTCCCAAATCTCTTTAGTATGTTCCATAACGTATTTGTAGGAGGTGATCACTTGTAGTTAAGCTTAGAAGAATTCCTTTTTTATACAAGATTATTGAATCAAGTTATCAAGTGTCAGTCATTTGCATAAATTATTTTGCTTCTTAAGTAGCATATGCTGGCTAGAAGACATGGGATTGTATGGATGTACTGGACGTCTCCGTGACATATTAGCTTTGTTGTGCTGCAGGATTCTAGTACAAAAGGATGCACACCTGTTGCGTGATGTACGAATAATGGCTTATTTCAGGCAGTGCTTTTCAAGTAGCCTGAACATTactacaatcaaagaacttGCTAATGCTTTGGCCTCTCAACCTCCTTATGAAGTTCCAATATCTAGCATTAAGATTAGACATCTCCATTGTCAGGTCAGTTCTAAGTTCTGACTGTTGATCTGCTCACTGCAGGttttagaaattttaaaatcttgGTTTCTTTTCCATGTAGTAGTGAATTTTGCATTTATACCTGTTTTCTGTAAGGTTGTTTAGAACATTTAAGAGAGAGCCTTACTGGTGATTACTTTTATACCTCAAATCCTTGATTTTTGTATCAACAACCAAGGGAATTACTGttaattgttattattattttcaattAAGGCTTGTAATAATTAGTTCTTTTATGCTAGGTCCCAGGTGCTGAGATCTTCTACAGTTTGAACGCAACCATTGTTGGGTTGGCAGTTAGCTCTCAAGGATCAAAGGATTTACCTTGGTGTGTTGGTCTTGGtaggtttctttgttttgcaacATTTTGCCAATTATATTCATCTCATATATAGCTGTGCTGTGGTTTTAATTTCGAGTTTGCCGAAAAATTAAGAAACTTGGTTTAGTGGTGGCAGTAAAGTCCATCCTGTAGGTTTTTATGTTTATGTTACTAGAGATCCAGGTTTTTATTGCTAGTGCAATGCGGATACATAGATAGGTCAAAGCAATCAATGTGAACTAAGGTTCTTATGCATTTCAGTTGATGCCTTTTTTAATTAGGAATTGTGAGAGGCATTGACACTTTCAAAGGCTTGCTATATGTGATAACACCGGTTCCAAGAGGCACTCTGGAGAAGGTCGATCTATTTCTGCAAGGTTATATCCAAATTCCTACGGTGTTGTTGCAGGTAACTGAACCCCTCCCATGTAATAGATGTTTTAGACCAATTGTTTGCTTCTTCGTAGTCTCTCACGTGCATTAAAATTTGGATATTTTCCCTTTTCCCAGTACAATATGATCTTATAGTGGGATGAAAGGTTCTTGTTGCATGGATAGTCAATCAATCAGTTTCCCGCTATTAGAGGGGATGCTATGAGCATAGGAAAACACCGACTGGCATGTATCATAGCCTTCGCAGAGTATCACTGGGACAATATCACCATATTGATTAGCATCTTGTTAGCGAAGTTTAAATGTTATGGGCATGTCTTCGGTAGTATACACATAAGCACTCACAGTCTCTCACACACTGAACAAAATCAGAATCCTTTCGTTGGCTAGCTACATTTTGCTTTATTGGAAATCTAATGAAAAACTTGATTTCCGATATTATCTGAACCATAAGAGACTCAATGACCTTCTAACTTCCTTGACCTGCATTCATATCTCCAAATGAAAGGTATCCCTTACATTAAATGAAACAGAAGAACTGGCGTAAGGCCTCACCTAACACATATATCTTCTATCTCATCCAATCTTATTGAAGTGCTAATTCTGTTAAAATCTTCGGAGGAGCAAGATTCATAAAAGTTGATCTGTTCCTCTTGTTGAATCAACCGAATTTTCAGGTCCAGGGATGCATATCGCCTTATATGTCTGCGAATGTTCTGTCTACAAGCTAAGTTCGTCCACAGTTCACAGTTGATTGGGGTTATAACAATTAAGCGAAGTAGTTGCCCACTGTGCAAGCGCCGTCAAGCAACAGAGCAGCTTCCTGTATTATGTAAATTCCAAATTGATGGTTACACAATTAAACAAATGTATAACAAACTTAAAAATATCTGTTGAAACTCTTACACTTACCTAAAAACATTCTCATTATCGATACTTGACTTGCCCCCTTTATGAAGTAATGTTGTTGCTGTGAGTTTCTGAACTGCAATTTCAAATTTACTGTCGTTATACTATTCTGTACAGTTCGGTTAGCAAATTTCCGGGCTGTACAGAAAGGCAACGTAAATGCCGAATCGGTCGGTTGAAGTTTCATCATCGACATTCTACATTTCTACTGGAGTGAGTAGCATGGCTGCATTGTATAGAACCCACGTTTCGTAGATGACAAATCTATAAGCAATCTGCAGTAGGGTGTGAATGAATGTATGTCTGATCTCTAATGTTTTGGTGGAGCTATGTTTGGAGTAGAAGCTTCATATGGGAATTTAACATGTTTAATCTAGTAGTTCTGATCCCTAATTTTTCCCGTTAATGCGAAGACAATAACGAATCTGGctataatacttgcatgtttatattatTTCCATATTATTCTTAATTTCGAGGCTAAATTGCGTTGGTAGTCTACGTATGAGAAACTTAAAAGACATATAACATTGTATTATTGGTCTGAGATGCCACATCGAACATTTTGAAATTCGAGAAATGGCCCAAGGCTTTAGGATAGACTTAACATCCCTAACACCCCAAGATTTCTTTCTGGAACACAGAGCATTCTAAGTTGGACAAATCAGTGGCTCAAAACTCTCTTCCCAGAAAATGCTGACGTTTAAGGCAAATCCAGTTGGTTGGATAGTGCATGATAGGCCGTTATTTCAGGTACACGCTAAGCCTAAGAACCGCCATTTTTTGTCAAATCCaaattttcttgtatttttctatGTATAGGCAGCAAAATTCCACCACCCAAAATTTAAAACCTTGATTTGGAAAACCTAGCCCTCTCCTTCTTTTAGACACtttacacagagagagagagagagagagaggtcatGATCTCGGAACGCTTTCGTGCTCCGCCAAGGTCATGATCTTCCAGCTCGCCACCGCCCAATAAGCACTTCTGAGAAGAAGCACTTTTGACACCATTTTCGCATTCTCCTTCTAGCTTCCGAACGAATTCAGATAGGGACTAGGCCAGcatttgtttggttttatggTTGTTTTCGTGTTTGAAGAGCGCGAAAGCAACATGACAAAGCGATCTTTTTCTCGTTATGTTGAGCAAGAGCTGGGGAGGCTGCCACATTTCATGGTCTACGCTTTGCTCGAATGGACGCTGATCATTCTGCTCTTCGTTGACGGGTTCCTTGCGTTTGCTGCCAATGAATTCGCCAAGTTCTTCGAGCTGCAAATCCCCTGCTGGCTCTGCACCAGAATCGATCACATTCTCGTACATAGAGACCAAGATTTCTATTACAATGACTCCATTTGTGAGGCTCATAGGAAAGATGTTTCGTATCTTGCTTATTGCCACAACCACAAGAAACTGTCTGATATACGAAAAATGTGCGAGGCGTGCCTGCTTTCGTTTGCTACGGAGAAAGAATCTGACTGCGATACGTACAAGTCCTTAGTTGGGATCTTGCACAAGGATCTTGAGTGCTTCGTCGAGGATGATCACCACCAAATTCAGCTGAGTGTGCCTGCGGCAAGGACGTGGGAGGAGGGGGCGGGGCAGGTTGAGAAGAGCAACAGCATTGTTTGCATTTCGTGTTCGTGTTGTGGCGTGCCATTGAAGATGAGCTCCACTTCCAACTCCTACCCGAAGGGGAAAAATGACAGCGTATTAGCACAAGCTCCCGCGCCTTCTCCACGAGCACCCTTGAGAAGTGATGATCGCAGCTTGGACTTGCCCCACATTCGGTACACTGAACTCAAACTCATGTCGGACAATGAGTCCGAGCTTCCAGAGGACGAGTACGAATCACAACCACCGAATCGTGTCTCTCAGTGTGAGTTAAACGTAAAAACTTGACATACATTATCTGCTCACGTCcttgtatatttatttatacGACTTCATTCTCTTTTGATTTATTCAGTCGAAAGGCCATATACAAGCATAGCCGTGCGAAAATTACTTCCCAAACTTGTTTAAGTCTCgtttttttcttatttctttttttttttttcgggttTTCACAACCATGAACTGATTCAGAGGATGGAATTTGTGCAGCAGTCAAGGAAGATCCCAAGGCTGCAACGGTGCCTTTGTTGACAGAAGGTGAAGATTTAGCTGATGATGCAAACAGGACTCCTCTTTTTGGTAAAGGAAACAGGTTTTTCGGAATCCCACTTACAGATTCAGCTACAAACAGTCCTAGGGTGGCAATGAGGATTTCAAGGAAATCGCCACTTGAAAAAACCGGCGAGTATGCCTTGGAATCTGTCGAGGGAAGCACTTCAAATGAGGCAGAGTGTGATTCCATTTTGCACCGGTTGAAGAGGCAGGTCCGGTTAGATAGGAAGTCGCTGATGGCATTGTACATGGAGCTAGACGAAGAAAGAAGCGCTTCGGCTGTGGCAGCGAACAATGCAATGGCTATGATCACCCGGCTACAAGCAGAGAAGGCTGCTGTTCAGATGGAGGCCTTGCAGTATCAAAGAATGATGGAGGAACAGGCGGAGTACGATCAAGAAGCACTGGAAGCGACGTATGATCTGCTTGCCAAGAGAGAGGAGGAGCTCAGACTTGTAGAAGCTGAAGTAGAGGCGTATAGAGAAAAATACGGATTGCTGAAGGAATTCGCTTACGAATCTGGTGATGAGGTCAGAGGGAAAAATGACTGCGGCAGTTCTCCAGGCGAGCCTAATGGCGAAAACACACAAAATGATCAATCAAAGGAGGAGAACTTAGAGGGAGCCCTTGCTGAATCTTTGAAGCCTCTGAAAGGGGAGAAAACCTACCTCCTGGGTCGGATGAAGAAACTCGATAAGAAAACCAACTCCGCTAAGGGGTTCTACTCTTCGCAGGGCCCTGACGGTCTGAATCATACGGATGATGAGATAGGTAACATATTCAAACATACACACATGAGGTCACGCGTACACATTACATACGTATTTATGTACACGCACACGCTAACACGCGCAGAAGTACCATACGAGCATGTCATCTCTTTTGTATTTCAAACAAATGACTGATTTATGCTTCGAATATGGCAGGAAATGGAAGCAAAGCTGCTCTAACAAGGCAATTGTCGTTGTTGTCTCATCTTAGTGAAAGGGTGAAGGCCCTTGAATCAGACACAGGATTCCTAGAGCATGCAGCTAAGACACTTGAGAAACATAGCGAAGGAACAAAACTATTGACAGAGATAACACAAAACTTACAGAAGCTTCGGCATCTCGTCATGATGCCCCCGGAGGAAAACAGTGGGTTGCCGTAAATATTTCGTCGTCCAAATAGTCCCGAACTTCCGATGGTAAAATTGCTTATAATCCTCTTACCAATTCTACTACTTCTACATGGTTTACAGGATATCATTTTTCCCTTTGATTAGATAGCTTGAAATTTCAACtcatttgtaattgttttgCGTTTTACAAGGATGCAAGGATATTGTTGGCCATGCCAGAGAAGGTAGAAAAGGTGAGGCCAAAACTTCACAGCTGAGGAGCAAACCCCGCCGCGGACTACCAGGCGAGCCTCCGCAGACGGATTGCTCGAAGTATACTTAGTTTCTTGTCCACCAGAGACTCAGAGAGTTTTTCTCTTACACTAGAGTTGTTGCTTCATGCATGGATCCCAAAGCATATGAATTTTCTGTGCTCGTATTCTCTTTCTAAATAGAGTTTTTCTTTCCCCATGGAGGTTTCCCCTCCGTAAATCGATTATTTTTCTCTCAGCTGCGTCAGTCTCCCGACAAGTAAATCGAAGAAGCACTTGGATAACCACCTAATTCGACAGCTTAAGAACATAAGTGAATATGGAAACACTCTTTCCGTTCACCCGAAACTGAAAGCATCTCATAAAGAATATGTTATGGCTGTTTCC is drawn from Malus domestica chromosome 14, GDT2T_hap1 and contains these coding sequences:
- the LOC103455270 gene encoding polynucleotide 5'-hydroxyl-kinase NOL9-like, whose protein sequence is MASPTETPSANIYISPEWSEAVDCIAYDSVTSPPPIALVCGAKNCGKSSFSRHLLNILLRRYKKVGYLDTDVGQPEFSPPGFLSLTVVDEVTPDLTIPHLKTPKRCLFFGDVSSKTNPTTYLNSIFALYDYYKKEYCLFNQSDRPTKKIGLPLVVNTPGWVKGVGYDILVDMLKYIAPTHVVKINISAESKNLPSGVFWLDEDHDAMLKLIEINSARQDSFNRSILVQKDAHLLRDVRIMAYFRQCFSSSLNITTIKELANALASQPPYEVPISSIKIRHLHCQVPGAEIFYSLNATIVGLAVSSQGSKDLPWCVGLGIVRGIDTFKGLLYVITPVPRGTLEKVDLFLQGYIQIPTVLLQVQGCISPYMSANVLSTS
- the LOC103455326 gene encoding probable myosin-binding protein 5 isoform X1, with product MVVFVFEERESNMTKRSFSRYVEQELGRLPHFMVYALLEWTLIILLFVDGFLAFAANEFAKFFELQIPCWLCTRIDHILVHRDQDFYYNDSICEAHRKDVSYLAYCHNHKKLSDIRKMCEACLLSFATEKESDCDTYKSLVGILHKDLECFVEDDHHQIQLSVPAARTWEEGAGQVEKSNSIVCISCSCCGVPLKMSSTSNSYPKGKNDSVLAQAPAPSPRAPLRSDDRSLDLPHIRYTELKLMSDNESELPEDEYESQPPNRVSQSVKEDPKAATVPLLTEGEDLADDANRTPLFGKGNRFFGIPLTDSATNSPRVAMRISRKSPLEKTGEYALESVEGSTSNEAECDSILHRLKRQVRLDRKSLMALYMELDEERSASAVAANNAMAMITRLQAEKAAVQMEALQYQRMMEEQAEYDQEALEATYDLLAKREEELRLVEAEVEAYREKYGLLKEFAYESGDEVRGKNDCGSSPGEPNGENTQNDQSKEENLEGALAESLKPLKGEKTYLLGRMKKLDKKTNSAKGFYSSQGPDGLNHTDDEIGNGSKAALTRQLSLLSHLSERVKALESDTGFLEHAAKTLEKHSEGTKLLTEITQNLQKLRHLVMMPPEENSGLP
- the LOC103455326 gene encoding probable myosin-binding protein 5 isoform X2 — encoded protein: MVVFVFEERESNMTKRSFSRYVEQELGRLPHFMVYALLEWTLIILLFVDGFLAFAANEFAKFFELQIPCWLCTRIDHILVHRDQDFYYNDSICEAHRKDVSYLAYCHNHKKLSDIRKMCEACLLSFATEKESDCDTYKSLVGILHKDLECFVEDDHHQIQLSVPAARTWEEGAGQVEKSNSIVCISCSCCGVPLKMSSTSNSYPKGKNDSVLAQAPAPSPRAPLRSDDRSLDLPHIRYTELKLMSDNESELPEDEYESQPPNRVSQFKEDPKAATVPLLTEGEDLADDANRTPLFGKGNRFFGIPLTDSATNSPRVAMRISRKSPLEKTGEYALESVEGSTSNEAECDSILHRLKRQVRLDRKSLMALYMELDEERSASAVAANNAMAMITRLQAEKAAVQMEALQYQRMMEEQAEYDQEALEATYDLLAKREEELRLVEAEVEAYREKYGLLKEFAYESGDEVRGKNDCGSSPGEPNGENTQNDQSKEENLEGALAESLKPLKGEKTYLLGRMKKLDKKTNSAKGFYSSQGPDGLNHTDDEIGNGSKAALTRQLSLLSHLSERVKALESDTGFLEHAAKTLEKHSEGTKLLTEITQNLQKLRHLVMMPPEENSGLP